In Humulus lupulus chromosome 6, drHumLupu1.1, whole genome shotgun sequence, a single genomic region encodes these proteins:
- the LOC133785841 gene encoding uncharacterized protein LOC133785841, translated as MDLQLARENRMLQLNELEEMHLFSNEKTKLYKEKTKRWHDKHIQPRVFEEGQRVSLFNSRLKPFPNKLKSRWSWPFLVVKVYPYGAVELRGEGSEREFKVNGQRLKPYWGVEVE; from the coding sequence ATGGATTTGCAACTTGCAAGAGAAAATAGAATGTTGCAGTTGAATGAATTAGAAGAGATGCACTTATTCTCAAATGAAAAGACCAAACTTTACAAGGAGAAAACAAAAAGATGGCATGACAAGCATATTCAACCAAGAGTGTTTGAAGAGGGCCAGCGAGTTTCGCTCTTTAACTCGCGTTTGAAGCCATTTCCAAACAAGCTCAAGTCAAGATGGTCGTGGCCATTCTTGGTGGTTAAGGTGTATCCCTATGGAGCGGTGGAATTGCGTGGAGAAGGCTCCGAAAGAGAATTCAAGGTTAATGGCCAAAGACTCAAGCCCTATTGGGGTGTAGAAGTTGAGTGA